One segment of Enterobacter ludwigii DNA contains the following:
- the folC gene encoding bifunctional tetrahydrofolate synthase/dihydrofolate synthase, protein MENKSIPQATSPLAAWLSYLENLHSKTIDMGLERVSQVAARLDVLKPAPFVFTVAGTNGKGTTCRTLESVLMAAGYKVGVYSSPHLVRYTERVRVQNRELPESAHTASFAEIEAARGEISLTYFEYGTLSALWLFKQAQLDVVILEVGLGGRLDATNMVDADVAVVTSIALDHTDWLGPDRESIGREKAGIFRANKPGVVGEPDMPHTIAEVANETGARLLRRGVDWQYEVQADGWRFSDAQGALDNLPLPQVPQPNAATALAALRASGLAVSEQAIREGIERAILPGRFQIVSESPRLILDVAHNPHAAAYLAGRLKSLPKTGRVLAVIGMLHDKDIGGTLACMESVVDSWYCAPLEGPRGATAEQLMEHLGKGAIYNSVAQAWHAAMADAKPEDTVLVCGSFHTVAHVMEVMDAGRTGGE, encoded by the coding sequence ATGGAAAATAAAAGCATTCCCCAAGCCACGTCGCCCCTGGCCGCGTGGCTTTCTTATCTGGAAAACCTGCACAGTAAAACCATCGATATGGGGCTTGAGCGCGTAAGCCAGGTTGCCGCGCGTCTCGACGTACTGAAACCAGCGCCGTTTGTGTTCACCGTTGCCGGAACGAACGGTAAAGGCACGACGTGCCGCACGCTGGAATCAGTCCTGATGGCAGCAGGCTATAAGGTTGGCGTTTACAGCTCTCCACACCTCGTGCGGTATACCGAGCGGGTGCGTGTGCAAAACCGCGAGCTGCCGGAATCAGCGCATACTGCCTCTTTCGCGGAAATTGAAGCCGCGCGCGGTGAAATTTCATTAACCTATTTTGAATACGGCACCCTGTCGGCATTGTGGTTGTTTAAGCAGGCGCAGCTGGACGTGGTGATTCTGGAAGTCGGCCTCGGCGGGCGTCTTGATGCCACCAACATGGTGGATGCGGATGTGGCCGTCGTGACCAGCATTGCGCTGGATCATACCGACTGGCTGGGGCCGGATCGCGAAAGCATTGGTCGCGAGAAAGCCGGGATTTTCCGGGCGAATAAACCTGGCGTGGTCGGCGAGCCGGATATGCCGCACACCATTGCAGAGGTGGCGAATGAGACGGGTGCGCGTCTGTTGCGCCGTGGCGTAGACTGGCAGTATGAGGTTCAGGCAGACGGTTGGCGCTTTAGCGATGCGCAGGGCGCGCTGGACAACCTGCCATTGCCGCAGGTGCCGCAGCCTAACGCGGCAACCGCGCTGGCGGCACTGCGCGCAAGCGGTCTGGCGGTGAGCGAGCAGGCGATTCGCGAGGGCATTGAGCGGGCGATCCTGCCCGGGCGTTTCCAGATTGTCAGCGAGTCACCGCGCCTGATCCTCGATGTGGCGCACAACCCGCATGCCGCGGCGTATCTCGCGGGACGTCTCAAATCGTTACCAAAAACCGGGCGCGTGCTGGCGGTTATCGGTATGCTTCATGATAAAGATATTGGCGGTACGCTGGCCTGCATGGAGAGTGTGGTCGATAGCTGGTATTGTGCTCCTCTGGAGGGGCCACGCGGGGCGACCGCTGAGCAGTTGATGGAACATCTCGGCAAAGGCGCAATCTATAATAGCGTGGCTCAGGCCTGGCATGCCGCGATGGCGGATGCTAAACCAGAAGATACCGTGCTGGTGTGTGGTTCGTTCCACACGGTGGCACATGTCATGGAAGTGATGGACGCGGGGAGAACCGGTGGCGAGTAA
- the dedD gene encoding cell division protein DedD, with the protein MASKFQNRLAGTIVLVALGVIILPGLLDGQKKHYQDEFAAIPLVPKPGDRDEPDMLPAATQALPAQPPEGAAEEVRAGDAAAPSLDPSRLAASNTNDIDPVPVPVVQPKPAEKPKPVEKTQPKPQRDKTSEQLAAATETPPPAKPAQQEAAPTGKAYVVQLGALKNADKVNEVVGKLRSAGYRVYTSPSTPVQGKITRILVGPEASKDKLKGSLGELKQISGLSGVVMSYSAN; encoded by the coding sequence GTGGCGAGTAAGTTTCAGAACCGTTTAGCAGGAACAATAGTGCTGGTGGCGCTGGGAGTCATTATTCTCCCGGGCCTGCTCGACGGGCAGAAAAAGCACTATCAGGATGAGTTTGCAGCCATTCCTCTGGTACCGAAACCGGGCGATCGCGACGAGCCGGATATGCTGCCTGCGGCGACACAGGCCCTTCCTGCTCAGCCGCCGGAAGGCGCAGCGGAAGAGGTTCGCGCAGGCGATGCGGCTGCGCCGTCTCTTGATCCGTCTCGTCTGGCGGCGAGCAACACCAACGATATCGATCCGGTACCGGTTCCGGTCGTGCAGCCTAAACCGGCTGAGAAACCGAAGCCGGTCGAAAAAACGCAGCCGAAACCGCAGCGAGATAAAACGAGCGAACAGCTTGCCGCAGCGACTGAGACACCGCCTCCGGCGAAACCGGCTCAGCAGGAAGCCGCACCGACGGGCAAAGCCTACGTCGTGCAGCTGGGTGCGCTGAAAAATGCCGATAAGGTCAATGAGGTAGTGGGTAAACTGCGCAGTGCGGGATATCGTGTTTACACTTCACCTTCCACGCCGGTACAGGGTAAAATTACCCGTATTCTCGTGGGGCCAGAAGCGTCCAAAGATAAGCTTAAAGGATCGCTGGGTGAGCTGAAGCAGATCTCCGGCCTGAGCGGTGTGGTGATGAGCTACAGCGCGAACTAA
- the purF gene encoding amidophosphoribosyltransferase, giving the protein MCGIVGIAGFMPVNQSIYDALTVLQHRGQDAAGIITIDANNCFRLRKANGLVNDVFEARHMQRLQGNMGIGHVRYPTAGSSSASEAQPFYVNSPYGITLAHNGNLTNAHELRKKLFEEKRRHINTTSDSEILLNIFASELDNFRHYPLEADNIFAAVAATNRQIRGAYACVAMIIGHGMVAFRDPNGIRPLVLGKRDLGDGRTEYMVASESVALDTLGFEFLRDVAPGEAVYITEKGQLFTRQCADNPVSNPCLFEYVYFARPDSFIDKISVYSARVNMGTKLGEKIAREWDDLDIDVVIPIPETSCDIALEIARILDKPYRQGFVKNRYVGRTFIMPGQQLRRKSVRRKLNANRAEFRDKNVLLVDDSIVRGTTSEQIIEMAREAGAKKVYLASAAPEIRFPNVYGIDMPTANELIAHGREVDEIRQIIGADGLIFQDLNDLIDAVRAENPDIQQFECSVFNGVYVTKDVDQQYLDYLDSLRNDDAKAVQLQNDLESLEMHNEG; this is encoded by the coding sequence ATGTGCGGTATTGTCGGTATCGCCGGTTTCATGCCGGTAAACCAGTCGATTTATGACGCGTTAACGGTGCTTCAGCACCGTGGGCAGGATGCTGCGGGTATCATCACCATTGATGCAAACAACTGCTTCCGTTTACGTAAGGCGAATGGTCTGGTAAATGATGTGTTTGAAGCCCGCCATATGCAGCGTCTGCAAGGTAATATGGGGATCGGTCACGTTCGTTATCCTACTGCTGGCAGTTCCAGCGCCTCTGAGGCTCAGCCTTTCTACGTCAACTCACCGTATGGCATCACGCTTGCCCACAATGGCAACCTGACCAACGCGCACGAGCTGCGTAAGAAGTTGTTCGAAGAGAAACGTCGCCACATTAACACCACCTCTGATTCTGAAATTCTGCTCAATATCTTTGCCAGCGAGCTGGATAACTTCCGTCACTACCCGCTGGAAGCAGACAACATTTTTGCCGCCGTTGCCGCGACTAACCGCCAGATCCGTGGTGCGTATGCCTGCGTGGCGATGATTATCGGCCACGGGATGGTTGCCTTCCGCGATCCAAACGGCATCCGCCCGCTGGTGCTCGGTAAGCGCGATCTCGGTGATGGTCGTACCGAATACATGGTTGCCTCTGAAAGCGTGGCGCTGGATACCCTGGGCTTCGAGTTCCTGCGTGATGTTGCGCCTGGCGAAGCGGTCTATATCACTGAGAAGGGCCAGCTGTTCACCCGCCAGTGTGCTGACAACCCGGTGAGCAATCCGTGCCTGTTTGAATATGTTTACTTCGCCCGTCCGGACTCGTTTATCGACAAGATTTCCGTCTATAGCGCGCGCGTGAACATGGGGACTAAACTTGGCGAGAAGATTGCCCGCGAGTGGGACGATCTGGATATCGACGTCGTTATTCCTATTCCGGAAACGTCCTGCGATATCGCTCTGGAAATCGCCCGCATTCTGGACAAGCCATACCGTCAGGGGTTTGTGAAAAACCGCTACGTTGGTCGTACCTTTATCATGCCGGGTCAGCAGCTGCGCCGTAAGTCCGTGCGTCGTAAACTGAACGCAAACCGCGCTGAGTTCCGCGACAAAAACGTCCTGCTGGTGGATGACTCCATCGTTCGCGGCACCACCTCAGAACAGATTATTGAGATGGCGCGCGAAGCGGGTGCGAAGAAAGTGTATCTGGCCTCAGCCGCACCGGAAATTCGTTTCCCGAACGTGTACGGCATCGATATGCCAACCGCCAATGAGCTGATCGCTCACGGTCGTGAAGTGGACGAAATTCGTCAGATCATCGGTGCCGACGGCCTGATTTTCCAGGATCTGAACGATCTTATCGACGCAGTACGCGCTGAGAACCCGGATATTCAGCAGTTCGAATGCTCCGTGTTTAATGGCGTTTACGTGACGAAAGACGTTGACCAGCAGTACCTCGACTACCTTGATTCGCTGCGCAACGACGATGCGAAAGCCGTCCAGCTGCAAAACGATCTCGAAAGTTTAGAGATGCACAACGAAGGTTGA
- the hisJ gene encoding histidine ABC transporter substrate-binding protein HisJ translates to MKKLVLSLSLVLAFSSATAAFAAIPQKIRIGTDPTYAPFESKNSKGELVGFDIDLANELCKRIKAQCTYVENPLDALIPSLKAKKIDVIMSSLSITEKRQQEIAFTDKLYAADSRLVVAKSSDIQPTLESLKGKRVGVLQGTTQETYGNEHWAPKGIEIVSYQGQENIYADLTAGRIDAAFQDEVAASEGFLKQSVGKDYKFGGPSIKDVKLFGVGTGMGLRKEDNELREALNKAFAEMRADGTYEKIAKKYFDFNVYGG, encoded by the coding sequence ATGAAAAAACTAGTATTGTCACTTTCTCTGGTGCTGGCCTTTTCCAGCGCCACCGCGGCATTCGCAGCAATTCCGCAGAAAATTCGAATCGGTACCGATCCTACCTATGCACCGTTCGAATCGAAGAATTCTAAAGGTGAATTGGTTGGTTTTGACATCGATCTGGCCAACGAACTGTGCAAACGCATCAAAGCGCAGTGTACCTACGTTGAGAACCCACTGGATGCGCTGATCCCGTCGCTGAAAGCGAAAAAAATCGACGTGATTATGTCCTCGCTCTCCATCACTGAAAAACGCCAGCAGGAGATTGCTTTCACGGACAAACTCTACGCGGCAGATTCACGTCTGGTTGTCGCCAAATCTTCTGACATTCAGCCTACTCTCGAGTCGCTGAAAGGCAAACGCGTGGGCGTGCTGCAGGGGACCACTCAGGAAACCTACGGTAACGAACACTGGGCGCCGAAAGGGATTGAAATCGTCTCTTATCAGGGCCAGGAAAATATCTACGCTGACCTGACGGCAGGTCGCATTGACGCAGCGTTCCAGGATGAAGTTGCGGCGAGCGAAGGCTTCCTGAAACAGTCGGTCGGCAAAGACTATAAGTTTGGCGGTCCATCCATCAAGGATGTGAAGTTGTTTGGTGTAGGCACCGGTATGGGCCTGCGCAAGGAAGACAACGAACTGCGTGAAGCGCTGAACAAAGCCTTTGCCGAAATGCGCGCTGACGGCACGTACGAGAAAATTGCGAAAAAATACTTCGATTTCAATGTTTACGGCGGCTAA
- the argT gene encoding lysine/arginine/ornithine ABC transporter substrate-binding protein ArgT — protein sequence MKKTVLALSLLVGLSAAAGSYAALPQTVRIGTDATYAPFSSKDAKGDFVGFDIDLGNEMCKRIAVKCTWVGSDFDALIPSLKAKKIDAIISSLSITEKRQQEIAFSDKLYAADSRLIAAKGSPIQPTIDSLKGKHVGVLQGSTQEGFANANWREKGVDVVAYQNQDLIYSDLAAGRLDAAFQDEVAASEGFLKQPAGKEYAFAGPSVKDKKYFGDGTGIGLRKDDTELKAAFDKAFAELRKDGTYDKLAKKYFDFNVYGD from the coding sequence ATGAAGAAGACGGTTCTGGCTCTGTCTTTGCTGGTGGGGTTAAGTGCGGCAGCAGGTAGCTACGCAGCGCTTCCACAGACAGTTCGTATCGGTACAGACGCAACCTACGCGCCATTCTCTTCCAAGGATGCGAAAGGCGATTTCGTTGGGTTTGATATCGATCTGGGAAATGAAATGTGCAAACGCATTGCGGTGAAATGCACATGGGTGGGCAGCGACTTTGATGCGTTAATCCCGTCGCTGAAAGCCAAGAAAATCGACGCCATTATCTCTTCTCTCTCTATCACCGAAAAACGTCAGCAGGAGATTGCCTTCTCTGACAAGCTTTACGCTGCAGATTCACGTCTGATTGCCGCTAAAGGCTCCCCGATTCAACCCACCATCGACTCGCTGAAAGGCAAGCATGTCGGCGTGCTTCAGGGCTCAACGCAGGAAGGGTTTGCCAATGCGAACTGGCGTGAGAAGGGCGTCGATGTGGTGGCGTACCAGAACCAGGATCTGATCTACTCTGACCTGGCGGCAGGCCGTCTGGATGCAGCATTCCAGGATGAAGTCGCCGCGAGTGAAGGCTTCCTGAAACAGCCAGCGGGCAAAGAGTACGCTTTTGCTGGCCCGTCCGTGAAAGACAAAAAGTACTTTGGTGACGGTACGGGTATCGGCCTGCGTAAGGACGATACCGAGCTGAAAGCCGCCTTCGACAAAGCGTTTGCTGAGCTGCGTAAAGACGGTACCTACGACAAACTGGCGAAGAAATACTTCGACTTCAACGTCTACGGTGACTAA
- a CDS encoding UbiX family flavin prenyltransferase: MKRLIVGLSGASGAIYGVRLLQVLRDVAEVETHLVMSQAARQTLSLETDLSLRDVQALADVVHDARDIAASISSGSYKTAGMVILPCSIKTLSGIVNSYTDTLVTRAADVVLKERRPLVLCVRETPLHLGHLRLMTQAAELGAVIMPPVPAFYHRPVSLDDVINQTVNRVLDQFDIDLPEDLFTRWQGA; this comes from the coding sequence ATGAAACGACTCATTGTTGGGCTCAGTGGTGCCAGTGGCGCGATTTACGGCGTACGTCTGTTACAGGTACTGCGCGACGTGGCAGAAGTGGAAACGCATCTGGTCATGAGCCAGGCGGCACGTCAGACCCTCTCTCTTGAAACCGACCTCTCACTGCGTGATGTCCAGGCGCTGGCGGATGTGGTCCACGATGCCCGCGATATCGCCGCCAGCATCTCCTCAGGCTCGTATAAAACGGCCGGCATGGTTATCCTGCCTTGTTCCATTAAAACGCTCTCCGGCATTGTAAACAGCTATACCGACACGCTGGTCACCCGCGCCGCGGACGTGGTGCTGAAGGAGCGTCGTCCTCTGGTTCTCTGCGTGCGGGAAACGCCGCTGCACCTGGGACATCTGCGTTTAATGACTCAGGCTGCTGAACTCGGCGCGGTGATCATGCCACCGGTACCGGCGTTCTATCACCGGCCCGTTTCACTGGATGATGTGATTAATCAGACGGTTAACCGCGTTCTCGATCAGTTTGATATCGACCTGCCTGAAGACCTTTTCACCCGCTGGCAGGGTGCCTGA
- a CDS encoding histidine ABC transporter permease HisQ: MLYGFSGVILQGALVTLELALSSVVLAVLIGLAGAGAKLSANKPLALIFEGYTTLIRGVPDLVLMLLIFYGLQIALNSVTDAMGMGQIDIDPMVAGIITLGFIYGAYFTETFRGAYMAVPKGHIEAATAFGFTSSQTFRRIMFPAMMRYALPGIGNNWQVILKATALVSLLGLEDVVKATQLAGKSTWEPFYFAVVCGVIYLVFTTASNGVLLLLERRYSVGVKRADL; the protein is encoded by the coding sequence ATGCTGTACGGATTTTCTGGCGTTATTTTACAGGGCGCGCTTGTCACCCTTGAGCTGGCTCTCAGCTCCGTGGTGCTGGCGGTGCTGATAGGTCTGGCGGGCGCAGGGGCGAAGCTTTCGGCTAACAAGCCGCTGGCGCTGATTTTTGAAGGCTATACGACGCTGATTCGCGGTGTTCCCGATCTGGTGCTGATGCTTCTGATCTTTTACGGTCTGCAGATTGCGCTTAACAGCGTGACGGACGCAATGGGTATGGGACAAATCGATATCGACCCGATGGTGGCCGGTATTATTACGCTCGGTTTTATCTACGGGGCCTACTTCACCGAAACCTTCCGCGGCGCGTATATGGCTGTGCCGAAAGGCCACATTGAAGCGGCAACCGCATTCGGTTTCACCTCCTCACAGACGTTTCGTCGAATCATGTTCCCGGCCATGATGCGCTATGCGCTTCCAGGTATCGGTAACAACTGGCAGGTTATTCTTAAGGCAACCGCGCTGGTCTCTCTGCTTGGCCTGGAAGATGTGGTGAAAGCGACCCAGCTTGCCGGCAAAAGCACCTGGGAACCGTTCTACTTTGCGGTGGTATGTGGCGTAATCTATCTGGTCTTTACGACCGCCTCCAATGGTGTGCTGCTTCTGCTCGAACGTCGCTACTCCGTGGGTGTGAAGAGGGCTGATCTGTGA
- the cvpA gene encoding colicin V production protein, translated as MVWIDYAIIAVIGFSCLVSLIRGFVREALSLVTWGCAFFVASHYYTYLSVWFTGFEDELVRNGIAIAVLFIATLIVGAIVNYVIGQLVEKTGLSGTDRVLGICFGALRGVLIVAAILFFLDTFTGFSKSEDWQKSQLIPEFSFIIRWFFDYLQSSSSFLPRA; from the coding sequence ATGGTCTGGATTGATTACGCCATCATTGCGGTGATTGGTTTTTCCTGTCTGGTTAGCCTGATCCGTGGCTTTGTTCGTGAAGCGTTATCGCTGGTAACCTGGGGTTGTGCTTTCTTTGTTGCCAGTCATTACTACACTTACCTGTCTGTCTGGTTCACGGGCTTTGAAGATGAACTGGTCCGAAATGGAATCGCTATCGCGGTGCTGTTTATCGCGACGCTGATTGTCGGCGCTATCGTAAATTACGTGATAGGTCAGTTGGTCGAGAAAACCGGTCTGTCAGGAACAGACAGGGTACTCGGGATCTGTTTCGGCGCATTACGAGGCGTGCTGATTGTGGCCGCGATCCTGTTCTTCCTGGATACCTTTACCGGGTTCTCCAAAAGTGAAGACTGGCAAAAATCGCAGCTCATTCCAGAGTTCAGTTTCATCATCAGATGGTTCTTTGACTATCTGCAAAGCTCGTCGAGTTTCTTGCCCAGAGCGTAA
- a CDS encoding ABC transporter permease, which yields MIEIIQEYWKSLLWTDGYRFTGVAITLWLLISSVVMGGILAVFLAIGRVSNNKFIQFPIWLFTYVFRGTPLYVQLLVFYSGMYTLEIVKGTEMLNAFFRSGLNCTVLALTLNTCAYTTEIFAGAIRSVPYGEIEAARAYGFSSVKLYRCIILPSALRIALPAYSNEVILMLHSTALAFTATVPDLLKIARDINSATYQPFTAFGIAAVLYLIISYVLISLFRKAEKRWLQHIKPSSTH from the coding sequence GTGATTGAGATTATTCAGGAATACTGGAAATCGCTGCTGTGGACAGATGGCTATCGCTTCACCGGCGTCGCCATTACGCTCTGGCTTCTGATCTCCTCCGTGGTGATGGGCGGCATTCTGGCGGTATTTCTTGCCATTGGTCGTGTGTCGAACAATAAATTTATCCAGTTCCCAATCTGGTTGTTTACCTATGTGTTTCGCGGTACGCCGCTATACGTGCAGCTGCTGGTGTTCTATTCGGGGATGTACACGCTTGAGATCGTAAAAGGCACTGAAATGCTCAATGCGTTCTTCCGCAGCGGTCTGAACTGTACGGTGCTGGCATTGACGCTCAATACCTGCGCCTATACCACCGAGATTTTCGCAGGGGCGATTCGCTCTGTCCCGTACGGTGAAATTGAAGCGGCGCGTGCGTACGGCTTCTCCTCCGTGAAGCTTTACCGTTGCATCATTCTGCCGTCGGCGCTGCGTATTGCGTTACCGGCGTACAGTAACGAAGTGATTCTGATGCTGCACTCCACGGCGCTGGCCTTTACCGCCACGGTGCCGGACTTACTGAAGATTGCCCGGGATATTAACTCGGCAACCTATCAGCCGTTTACCGCATTCGGTATTGCGGCAGTGCTTTATTTGATAATTTCATACGTCCTGATTAGCCTGTTCCGTAAGGCAGAAAAACGCTGGTTGCAGCATATAAAACCTTCTTCGACGCACTGA